In Providencia sneebia DSM 19967, one DNA window encodes the following:
- the pntA gene encoding Re/Si-specific NAD(P)(+) transhydrogenase subunit alpha produces the protein MRIGIPKERFANEARVAATPSTVTQLIKLGFTVCVEKDAGQLASFDNAAYEQVGAEIVDRDTAFASDIVFKVNAPSEDEIPLIKEGATLVSFIWPAQNAELMEALKARNINVMAMDAVPRISRAQSLDALSSMANIAGYRAIVEAAHEFGRFFTGQITAAGKVPPAKVMIIGAGVAGLAAIGAAGSLGAIVRAFDTRPEVKEQVQSMGAEFLELDFKEEAGSGDGYAKVMSDAFIKAEMELFAAQAKDVDIIVTTALIPGRPAPKLITKEMVESMKPGSVIVDLAAQTGGNCELTQADKLVVTDNGVKIIGYTDLPSRLPTQSSQLYGTNLVNLMKLLCKDKNGEIDVNFDDLVIRGVTVIKEGEITWPAPPIQVSAQPQAKPQPVEKPKAPEKKKMSPAAKYSLMALAIILFGWFANSAPKEFLSHFTVFALACVVGYYVVWNVTHALHTPLMSVTNAISGIIVVGALLQIGSGGWVSFLSFIAILIASINIFGGFTVTQRMLKMFRKG, from the coding sequence ATGCGTATTGGTATACCTAAAGAACGATTTGCCAATGAAGCTCGTGTTGCTGCAACTCCTTCAACAGTAACTCAGCTCATTAAGCTCGGTTTTACAGTTTGTGTTGAAAAAGATGCGGGGCAGCTAGCCAGTTTTGATAATGCGGCTTACGAGCAAGTTGGTGCTGAAATTGTTGATCGAGATACAGCATTTGCATCAGATATTGTTTTCAAAGTAAATGCTCCATCAGAGGATGAAATTCCTCTTATTAAAGAAGGTGCTACCTTAGTCAGTTTTATTTGGCCAGCACAAAATGCAGAGCTAATGGAGGCATTGAAGGCTCGCAATATTAATGTGATGGCGATGGATGCAGTGCCACGAATTTCCCGTGCTCAATCGCTTGATGCACTAAGTTCAATGGCGAATATTGCAGGTTATCGAGCCATTGTCGAAGCCGCTCATGAATTTGGACGCTTTTTTACTGGGCAGATTACAGCCGCAGGGAAAGTTCCACCTGCAAAAGTGATGATAATTGGTGCGGGTGTGGCAGGCTTAGCTGCTATTGGCGCTGCGGGTAGTTTAGGTGCAATTGTTCGCGCATTTGATACTCGACCAGAAGTTAAAGAGCAAGTCCAAAGTATGGGGGCTGAATTCCTTGAGCTGGATTTTAAGGAAGAAGCGGGTAGCGGAGATGGTTACGCTAAAGTCATGTCTGACGCCTTTATTAAAGCTGAAATGGAATTATTCGCAGCTCAAGCTAAAGATGTTGATATTATCGTTACAACCGCATTAATTCCGGGTCGACCAGCACCTAAATTGATTACCAAAGAGATGGTTGAATCAATGAAGCCGGGTAGTGTCATTGTCGATTTAGCCGCCCAAACGGGAGGTAACTGTGAATTAACTCAAGCTGATAAATTAGTTGTGACAGATAATGGTGTGAAAATCATTGGTTACACTGATTTACCAAGTCGCTTACCAACTCAATCTTCTCAGTTATATGGTACAAACCTTGTTAACTTGATGAAATTGTTATGTAAAGATAAAAACGGTGAAATCGACGTCAATTTTGATGATCTGGTGATTCGTGGCGTTACTGTGATAAAAGAAGGTGAAATCACTTGGCCAGCGCCGCCAATTCAAGTATCTGCTCAACCTCAGGCGAAACCGCAACCTGTAGAAAAACCTAAAGCACCTGAAAAGAAAAAAATGTCACCAGCGGCTAAATATAGCTTGATGGCCTTGGCAATTATTTTATTTGGCTGGTTTGCTAACTCGGCGCCGAAAGAGTTCTTATCGCATTTCACTGTCTTTGCACTCGCTTGCGTTGTCGGTTACTACGTTGTTTGGAATGTGACTCATGCATTACATACACCGCTAATGTCCGTCACTAATGCGATTTCTGGCATTATTGTTGTTGGCGCATTATTGCAAATTGGGTCTGGAGGGTGGGTGAGTTTCTTGTCCTTCATAGCGATATTGATTGCAAGTATCAATATTTTCGGTGGGTTCACGGTTACCCAACGTATGCTTAAAATGTTTCGTAAAGGATAA
- the hrpA gene encoding ATP-dependent RNA helicase HrpA, with amino-acid sequence MKSILTALEADIGQTSLRDQWLLKKRLHGVAKIRDDKSRAAVLDVIKADIETAKQKVANKLLNPPKIIYPENLPVSQKKQAIYDAIKQHQVVIIAGETGSGKTTQIPKICLELGRGIKGFIGHTQPRRLAARSVAARLAQELESEIGTTVGYKVRFSDQVSENTRVKLMTDGILLAELQNDKLLLQYDTIIIDEAHERSLNIDFILGYLRQLLIKRPDLKVIITSATIDPERFSRHFNQAPIIEVSGRTYPVEVRYRPIIGADNDNDRDQIDGIIDAVNELGKESAGDILIFMSGEREIRDTADALNKLQLRHTEILPLFARLSNSEQNRIFHPHGGRRIILSTNVAETSLTVPGIKYVIDTGYARISRYSFRTKVQRLPVEPISQASANQRKGRCGRVSDGVCIRLYSEEDFLGRPEFTDPEILRTNLASVILQMTSIGLGDISAFPFVEAPDKRNIQDGVKLLEELGAIKPHKENERGYLLTDIGRQLAQLPVDPRLARMVIEAKKQGAVREAMVIVSALSIQDPRERPLDKQQASDEKHRRFHDKQSDFLAFLNLWDYLKDQQKALSNAQFRKMCRQDFLNYLRVREWQDLYTQLRQVVKEQGIPINSLEADFRSIHVSLLAGLLSHVGQKDADKPEFTGARNARFMLFPGSGLFKKPPKWVMVAELVETSKLWGRIGAAIDPEWIEPLAAHLVKHHYSEPHWSKSQGAVMASEKVTLYGLPIVAARQVNYGTIDPLLCRELFIRHALVEGDWLTKHAFFRENRKLLAEVEDLEHKSRRRDILVDDETLFAFYDQRIPNDVISARHFDHWWKKISKQQPDLLNFEKNMLIKENAANVSLLDYPNYWHQGDLKFRLSYQFEPGTDADGVTVHIPLAILNQVQNVGFDWQVPGLREELIIALIKSLPKPIRRNFVPAPNYASAFLERVPTPDGNILERLEKELRRMTGVTVDRDSWQLSQLPVHLQMTFRVIGEKNKTIAEGQDLDELKGRLKEKVQETLSEVVDDGIEQSGLHIWSFGELPQRYEQKRGGYSVKAYPALVDEKNSVGIRVFETEFEQQQAMWSGIRRLLLLNIPSPIKYLHEKLPNKSKLGLYFNPYGKVLDLIDDCIACGVDKLIEKHGMLVWDEKGFSQLQDFVRAELNDEVVQIAKHVEQILTAVFAINKRLKGRVDFSMALALSDIKAQLANLVFKGFVTAHTWKRLPDVLRYLTGIERRLEKLSVDPNRDRAQMSKIEHVTNMWQQWMAKLTPIQQLLPEVQEVRWMIEELRISLFAQQLGTPYPISDKRIIQTMESLTQKM; translated from the coding sequence AAAACGCCTGCACGGAGTGGCTAAAATTCGTGATGATAAATCGCGAGCTGCGGTATTAGATGTGATTAAAGCTGATATTGAAACAGCAAAACAGAAGGTGGCAAATAAGTTATTAAATCCACCCAAAATCATTTACCCTGAAAATCTACCTGTAAGCCAAAAAAAACAAGCAATTTATGATGCGATTAAACAACATCAAGTTGTTATTATTGCAGGGGAAACAGGTTCTGGTAAAACAACCCAGATCCCAAAAATTTGTTTAGAGTTGGGTCGTGGAATTAAAGGGTTCATTGGACATACCCAGCCAAGACGATTGGCTGCTCGTTCTGTCGCTGCTCGTTTGGCGCAAGAGCTAGAGAGTGAAATTGGCACAACGGTAGGTTATAAAGTCCGTTTTAGTGACCAAGTCAGCGAAAATACCAGAGTCAAACTGATGACTGATGGTATTTTGTTGGCAGAATTGCAAAATGATAAATTATTACTGCAATATGACACCATTATTATTGATGAAGCACATGAACGCAGCCTGAATATTGATTTTATTTTAGGGTATTTACGCCAATTATTAATCAAACGCCCTGATCTGAAAGTCATTATTACATCGGCAACGATTGATCCTGAACGATTTTCACGCCATTTTAATCAAGCACCAATCATTGAAGTTTCTGGGCGCACTTATCCTGTAGAAGTCCGTTATCGTCCTATTATTGGTGCGGATAATGATAATGATCGCGACCAAATCGATGGCATTATTGATGCAGTCAATGAATTGGGCAAAGAAAGTGCAGGCGATATTTTGATTTTCATGAGTGGTGAACGTGAAATTCGTGACACTGCGGATGCTTTGAATAAATTACAATTACGCCATACTGAAATTTTGCCCTTGTTTGCTCGCTTATCAAATAGTGAACAAAATCGTATTTTCCATCCTCATGGTGGCCGCCGTATTATTTTATCCACTAACGTGGCTGAAACATCTTTAACAGTGCCTGGTATTAAATATGTCATTGATACAGGTTACGCACGGATCAGCCGCTATAGTTTTCGCACTAAGGTACAACGCCTTCCTGTTGAACCAATATCTCAAGCTTCTGCTAATCAGCGTAAAGGCCGGTGTGGTCGGGTTTCTGATGGAGTTTGTATCCGTCTCTATTCCGAAGAGGATTTTTTGGGACGGCCAGAGTTTACTGATCCTGAAATATTAAGAACCAATCTTGCCTCTGTTATTCTACAAATGACCTCAATTGGTTTAGGGGATATCAGCGCATTTCCATTTGTTGAAGCACCAGACAAACGGAATATTCAAGATGGTGTCAAATTGCTTGAAGAGTTAGGGGCAATTAAACCTCATAAAGAGAATGAACGCGGCTATTTGCTAACGGATATCGGTCGCCAATTAGCTCAATTACCGGTTGATCCAAGACTTGCCCGTATGGTGATTGAAGCGAAGAAACAGGGTGCTGTTCGTGAAGCAATGGTGATTGTGTCAGCGCTATCCATTCAAGACCCAAGAGAAAGGCCACTTGATAAACAGCAAGCTTCTGATGAAAAGCATCGTCGTTTTCATGATAAACAATCTGATTTCCTCGCCTTTTTAAATTTATGGGATTATCTCAAAGATCAACAAAAGGCACTTTCTAATGCTCAGTTTAGAAAAATGTGTCGCCAAGATTTTCTCAACTATTTGCGTGTTCGTGAGTGGCAAGATTTATATACCCAATTAAGACAAGTTGTTAAAGAACAGGGTATTCCTATTAACAGTTTAGAGGCTGATTTTAGAAGCATTCATGTTTCTTTATTGGCGGGTTTACTTTCTCATGTTGGGCAAAAAGATGCAGATAAACCCGAGTTTACCGGCGCGAGAAATGCCCGATTTATGTTATTTCCGGGCTCTGGGTTGTTTAAAAAACCGCCCAAATGGGTGATGGTGGCCGAATTAGTTGAAACCTCAAAATTATGGGGCAGAATTGGCGCAGCAATTGACCCTGAATGGATTGAACCTTTAGCCGCGCATTTAGTTAAACATCACTATAGCGAACCGCATTGGTCAAAATCGCAAGGCGCTGTAATGGCGTCAGAAAAGGTAACGCTTTATGGATTACCGATTGTCGCTGCTCGTCAAGTCAACTACGGAACAATCGATCCATTATTATGCCGTGAATTATTTATTCGTCATGCATTGGTTGAAGGAGACTGGCTCACCAAACATGCCTTCTTTAGAGAGAATCGTAAGTTACTTGCTGAAGTTGAAGACTTAGAACATAAATCGCGTCGCAGAGATATTTTGGTTGATGATGAAACTTTATTTGCATTTTATGATCAACGTATCCCCAATGATGTTATTTCAGCGCGTCATTTTGATCATTGGTGGAAAAAAATATCAAAACAGCAGCCTGATTTGCTAAATTTTGAAAAAAATATGCTAATTAAGGAAAATGCAGCGAATGTTTCATTACTTGATTATCCCAATTATTGGCATCAAGGTGATTTAAAATTCCGCTTAAGCTATCAATTTGAGCCGGGAACAGATGCTGATGGTGTAACGGTTCATATTCCTTTGGCGATATTAAATCAGGTGCAAAATGTGGGTTTTGATTGGCAAGTTCCGGGATTACGTGAAGAATTAATCATCGCGTTGATTAAATCTTTGCCGAAACCTATCCGCCGTAATTTTGTGCCCGCACCAAATTATGCGTCTGCATTTTTAGAACGGGTTCCTACACCCGATGGCAATATTCTTGAAAGGCTCGAAAAAGAGTTGCGCCGGATGACAGGGGTGACCGTTGATCGTGATTCTTGGCAATTATCGCAATTGCCTGTGCATTTACAGATGACTTTTCGTGTTATAGGTGAGAAAAATAAAACGATTGCTGAAGGTCAGGATCTTGACGAACTGAAAGGCCGCCTAAAAGAAAAAGTCCAAGAGACGCTATCCGAAGTTGTTGATGACGGCATTGAACAAAGTGGTTTGCATATTTGGAGTTTCGGTGAATTACCTCAGCGTTATGAACAAAAACGCGGTGGTTATTCTGTCAAAGCTTACCCAGCATTAGTGGATGAGAAAAACAGTGTTGGAATTCGGGTATTTGAGACTGAATTTGAACAACAGCAGGCAATGTGGAGTGGTATTCGCCGTTTATTATTACTCAATATTCCTTCGCCAATTAAATATTTGCATGAAAAATTGCCGAATAAATCTAAATTAGGTTTATATTTTAATCCTTATGGAAAAGTATTAGACCTGATTGATGATTGCATTGCTTGTGGTGTGGATAAACTTATCGAAAAACATGGCATGTTAGTGTGGGATGAGAAGGGCTTTAGTCAACTGCAAGATTTCGTACGTGCAGAGCTTAATGATGAGGTCGTGCAAATTGCCAAACATGTTGAGCAGATATTAACCGCTGTTTTTGCTATCAATAAACGATTGAAAGGGCGGGTAGATTTTTCAATGGCACTGGCACTTTCTGACATTAAAGCGCAATTAGCCAATTTAGTGTTTAAAGGTTTTGTGACGGCGCATACATGGAAACGTCTTCCAGATGTATTACGTTATTTAACTGGGATTGAGCGTCGCTTAGAAAAATTATCTGTTGATCCAAATCGTGATAGAGCTCAGATGAGTAAAATTGAGCATGTCACTAACATGTGGCAACAATGGATGGCTAAATTAACGCCTATTCAACAATTATTGCCTGAAGTGCAAGAAGTCCGCTGGATGATTGAAGAATTACGGATTAGTTTATTTGCACAACAATTAGGTACGCCTTATCCAATCTCAGATAAGCGAATTATCCAAACAATGGAAAGTCTTACTCAAAAAATGTAA
- the ydgH gene encoding DUF1471 family protein YdgH: MKLKTTAIAAAVLSLTSITATQAAVELTPKQAQELTPYERITVTGRFNAIYEASDAVSRRADKAGAYAFYMQSLDDVGDSGNMRVVADLYKKDAKPVDEPKRRVFNGVEEMTKTDAAQYEPFDTVTVSGFYPSQPDLYEAIAKQAKEKGGASFYVVRNIAVNDGGNTLATAYIYKKDAPKRQVQLEEAVIPADSEAGKALLAEGGEAAKKVRIPGVASSEEPTAAVGRFFETSSSESSKTNVTLPNGYVIEELNKVAAAQMVPFDSITFSGYYTNTPEVRYQIAKRAEAKGAKYFHITREWQSNGGSVTISADLFK; this comes from the coding sequence ATGAAGCTGAAAACTACGGCCATCGCAGCCGCGGTGTTATCATTAACAAGTATTACGGCTACACAAGCAGCTGTGGAATTAACGCCCAAGCAGGCACAAGAGTTAACACCTTATGAGCGCATCACAGTAACTGGTCGCTTTAATGCTATTTATGAAGCATCCGATGCTGTCTCTCGTCGAGCTGACAAGGCTGGGGCATATGCCTTTTACATGCAGAGCTTAGATGATGTTGGTGATAGTGGTAACATGCGTGTTGTCGCGGACCTTTACAAAAAAGATGCAAAACCTGTAGATGAACCTAAACGCCGAGTGTTCAATGGCGTTGAAGAAATGACAAAAACTGATGCGGCTCAATATGAACCTTTTGATACGGTTACCGTAAGCGGTTTTTACCCTTCTCAGCCTGATCTTTATGAAGCTATTGCTAAGCAAGCTAAAGAAAAAGGTGGAGCATCATTTTATGTCGTCCGCAATATAGCGGTTAATGACGGTGGTAATACTTTAGCGACAGCTTATATCTACAAAAAAGATGCGCCAAAACGCCAAGTTCAACTTGAAGAAGCGGTGATCCCTGCGGATTCAGAAGCAGGTAAAGCACTTTTAGCTGAAGGTGGTGAAGCAGCGAAAAAAGTGCGTATACCAGGTGTTGCTTCATCAGAAGAACCAACAGCTGCTGTTGGGCGCTTCTTTGAAACATCAAGTAGTGAATCAAGCAAAACTAATGTAACGCTGCCAAATGGTTACGTGATAGAAGAACTTAATAAAGTTGCCGCTGCTCAAATGGTTCCATTTGATTCAATCACTTTCTCTGGTTATTACACCAATACGCCTGAAGTACGTTATCAAATTGCAAAACGTGCTGAAGCAAAAGGTGCAAAATATTTCCACATTACCCGTGAATGGCAATCAAACGGTGGAAGCGTCACCATCAGCGCTGATCTGTTTAAATAA
- the pntB gene encoding Re/Si-specific NAD(P)(+) transhydrogenase subunit beta yields the protein MSSGIVTAAYIVAAILFIFSLAGLSRHESSQRGNTYGIAGMAIALIATILGPNSANIGWIIAAMVIGAVIGIRLAKKVEMTEMPELVAILHSFVGLAAVLVGFNSFIASEGHVDAVMENIHLTEVFLGIFIGAITFTGSIVAYGKLSGKISSKPMMLPNKHKLNLAALVVSFILLLIFVKTESVGLQVFAMLIMTVIALAFGWHLVASIGGADMPVVVSMLNSYSGWAAAAAGFMLSNDLLIVTGALVGSSGAILSYIMCKAMNRSFFSVIAGGFGTDGASTGTEEEMGEYRETTAEEVAELLKNSTSVIITPGYGLAVAQAQYPVHDITAKLRERGINVRFGIHPVAGRLPGHMNVLLAEAKVPYDVVLEMDEINDDFSETDTVLVIGANDTVNPAAQDDPNSPIAGMPVLEVWKANNVIVFKRSMNTGYAGVQNPLFFKENTQMLFGDAKASVDAILKAL from the coding sequence TTGTCGAGTGGAATTGTGACAGCGGCCTATATTGTTGCTGCTATCCTATTTATTTTCAGTCTAGCCGGTTTATCACGCCATGAAAGTTCTCAACGTGGTAACACTTACGGCATTGCGGGTATGGCAATTGCTTTAATTGCAACTATTTTAGGACCAAATAGCGCAAACATTGGCTGGATCATTGCTGCAATGGTAATTGGTGCCGTTATTGGTATCCGTCTGGCGAAAAAGGTCGAAATGACTGAAATGCCAGAATTGGTTGCTATTTTACACAGTTTTGTTGGTTTGGCTGCGGTATTGGTTGGTTTCAATAGCTTTATTGCGAGTGAAGGCCATGTCGATGCTGTTATGGAAAATATTCATTTAACAGAAGTGTTCTTGGGTATTTTCATTGGGGCAATAACCTTCACGGGTTCTATTGTTGCTTATGGTAAATTGTCAGGCAAAATTTCATCAAAACCGATGATGTTGCCAAACAAGCATAAACTCAACTTAGCGGCATTAGTTGTTTCATTTATTTTATTACTGATTTTCGTGAAGACAGAAAGTGTTGGGCTACAAGTTTTCGCGATGTTAATTATGACAGTGATTGCGCTTGCTTTTGGTTGGCATTTGGTTGCTTCAATTGGTGGTGCAGATATGCCCGTTGTTGTATCAATGCTGAACTCATATTCAGGTTGGGCAGCTGCTGCCGCAGGTTTCATGCTAAGCAATGACTTACTGATTGTTACTGGTGCTTTAGTGGGTTCTTCCGGTGCGATCCTGTCTTACATTATGTGTAAAGCGATGAACCGTTCATTCTTCAGTGTTATTGCGGGTGGATTTGGTACAGATGGTGCCTCTACAGGAACAGAAGAAGAGATGGGGGAATATCGTGAAACAACCGCGGAAGAAGTGGCTGAATTACTGAAGAACTCAACATCAGTAATCATTACCCCAGGTTATGGATTGGCTGTTGCTCAGGCGCAGTATCCTGTTCATGATATTACAGCGAAATTACGTGAACGTGGTATTAATGTGCGTTTTGGTATTCACCCAGTTGCAGGCCGTTTACCGGGCCATATGAATGTTTTGTTAGCTGAAGCAAAAGTACCTTATGATGTCGTACTAGAGATGGATGAAATCAATGATGACTTTTCTGAAACAGATACTGTTTTAGTTATTGGTGCGAATGATACGGTGAACCCTGCGGCGCAAGATGATCCAAATAGCCCAATTGCGGGAATGCCAGTCTTAGAAGTATGGAAAGCTAATAACGTTATTGTATTCAAGCGTTCAATGAATACAGGTTATGCCGGTGTACAAAATCCATTATTCTTTAAAGAAAATACCCAAATGTTGTTTGGTGATGCTAAAGCAAGTGTTGATGCAATTCTAAAAGCGCTATAA
- a CDS encoding FNR family transcription factor — protein MIPEKRVVRRIQSGGCAIHCQDCSISQLCIPFTLNEHELDQLDNIIERKKPIQKGQTLFKAGDELRSLYAIRSGTIKSYTITEEGDEQITGFHLAGDLVGFDAIIHTQHPSFAQALETSMVCEIPFETLDDLSGKMPNLRQQIMRLMSGEIKGDQEMILLLSKKNAEERLAAFILNLSRRFAERGFSPREFRLTMTRGDIGNYLGLTVETISRLLGRFQKSGMLSVKGKYITIEDMEKLTDIAGKVSPISC, from the coding sequence ATGATCCCAGAAAAAAGAGTTGTTCGTCGCATCCAGTCTGGTGGTTGTGCTATTCATTGTCAGGATTGTAGTATTAGCCAGCTATGCATTCCCTTCACGCTGAATGAACATGAACTGGATCAACTTGACAATATTATTGAGCGTAAAAAGCCGATTCAAAAAGGCCAAACGCTGTTTAAAGCAGGTGATGAGCTACGTTCGCTGTATGCAATTCGTTCAGGAACCATCAAAAGCTATACCATTACTGAAGAAGGTGATGAACAGATCACTGGTTTTCATCTTGCGGGTGATCTTGTCGGTTTTGATGCAATTATTCATACACAGCACCCGAGTTTTGCACAAGCACTAGAAACATCAATGGTTTGTGAAATTCCATTTGAAACGCTTGATGATTTATCAGGAAAAATGCCAAATCTGCGTCAACAGATTATGCGTCTAATGAGCGGAGAAATAAAAGGTGATCAAGAAATGATCCTTTTATTGTCTAAGAAAAACGCTGAGGAACGTTTAGCTGCATTTATTCTTAATTTATCTCGTCGCTTTGCCGAACGTGGATTTTCACCAAGAGAATTCCGTTTAACAATGACGCGTGGCGATATCGGAAACTATTTAGGTCTGACGGTTGAAACAATTAGTCGGCTTTTAGGTCGTTTTCAAAAAAGCGGCATGTTGAGTGTTAAAGGTAAATATATCACTATTGAAGATATGGAAAAACTGACCGATATAGCAGGCAAAGTTTCTCCTATTTCTTGCTAA
- a CDS encoding basic amino acid/polyamine antiporter produces MVGAGVFSLPQNMAEIASPLALIIGWSITGIGILFLAFSLLLLSRIRPDLDGGIFTYAKEGFGELVGFCSAWGYWLCAVVANVSYLVIVFAAISFFTDTPDNVIFGDGNTWQALIGESILLWFVHYLVLRGVQTAAGINKLATMAKLIPLGLFIVLAMLAFKLDIFDADFSGISLGVPVWEQVKNTMLITLWVFIGIEGAVVVSARARNRRDVGLATVFAVSAALIIYILVTLLSLGIMPRAELAEIKNPSMAPLMVNLISSSGEIIIAAGLIISVCGAYLSWTIMAAEVPYIAAQHQSFPKIFNKLNKNDAPSSSLWLTNGAVQLSLVLIWLSGSNYNTLLTIASEMILVPYFLVGAFLIKVAFERHNKPLLLVGLIASFYGLWLLYASGLINLMLSVVLYAPGILVFWYARSQQSNQMKLNFVEKIASLAILAGAIPAIYYLI; encoded by the coding sequence ATGGTCGGTGCGGGTGTTTTTAGCCTCCCACAAAACATGGCCGAAATTGCAAGCCCACTCGCGCTGATTATTGGTTGGTCAATAACAGGTATCGGAATTTTGTTTTTAGCCTTTTCACTCCTGTTACTTTCCCGCATTCGGCCTGATCTTGATGGTGGTATTTTCACTTATGCAAAAGAAGGATTTGGCGAATTAGTCGGATTTTGTTCAGCTTGGGGCTATTGGCTATGTGCAGTTGTTGCAAACGTTTCTTATTTAGTCATTGTTTTTGCGGCGATCAGCTTTTTTACCGATACCCCAGATAATGTTATTTTTGGTGATGGTAACACTTGGCAAGCTTTAATTGGTGAATCAATTCTATTGTGGTTTGTTCATTACTTAGTTTTGCGCGGTGTGCAAACTGCGGCGGGGATCAATAAGCTCGCTACAATGGCTAAATTAATCCCATTAGGGCTATTTATTGTTTTAGCTATGTTAGCATTCAAACTCGATATATTTGATGCTGATTTTAGCGGTATTTCTCTTGGTGTCCCTGTTTGGGAGCAAGTTAAAAATACCATGTTGATTACATTATGGGTTTTCATTGGGATAGAAGGTGCGGTTGTTGTCTCAGCTAGAGCGAGAAATAGACGTGATGTTGGCTTAGCCACTGTTTTTGCTGTTAGCGCAGCGTTAATTATTTATATCCTTGTTACCTTACTCTCATTAGGCATCATGCCGCGCGCTGAACTGGCTGAAATTAAAAATCCATCAATGGCACCTTTGATGGTTAATTTAATCAGCTCTAGTGGTGAAATCATTATTGCCGCAGGACTCATTATTTCAGTTTGTGGTGCTTATTTAAGCTGGACAATCATGGCAGCTGAAGTGCCTTACATTGCGGCACAGCATCAATCATTTCCTAAAATTTTCAATAAACTAAATAAAAACGACGCACCTTCCTCTTCTTTATGGTTGACTAATGGTGCAGTTCAATTATCACTTGTGTTAATTTGGTTAAGCGGCAGTAATTATAATACGCTATTAACCATCGCCTCAGAGATGATCCTCGTCCCCTACTTTTTGGTTGGTGCATTTCTCATAAAAGTTGCTTTTGAGCGCCATAACAAACCATTGTTATTAGTAGGACTAATTGCCAGCTTTTATGGATTATGGTTGCTGTATGCTTCAGGGCTGATTAATTTGATGCTTTCAGTCGTTTTATATGCACCGGGTATTTTGGTTTTTTGGTATGCTCGTTCACAGCAATCAAACCAAATGAAGTTAAATTTTGTTGAGAAAATTGCTTCTCTTGCCATTCTTGCTGGTGCAATTCCCGCCATTTACTATCTTATCTAA
- the uspE gene encoding universal stress protein UspE: MANYQNLLVAIDPNQDDQPALRRAVYIVQRNGGRIKAFLPIYDLSYDMTTLLSPEERDAMRKGVINQKAAWIKQQAHYYLEAGIDIEIKVIWHNKPYEAIIQEVINGKHDLLLKMAHQTDNFESIIFTPLDWHLLRKCPSPVWMVKDKVWPDHGSVVVAVNLSNEESYHDDLNIKLVEKTKDLATRIVKDQEIHLVSAYPIAPMNIAIELPDFDPSLYNNALRGQHLIAMKELRQKFGVDEKYTHVREGLPEKIIPEVCDELHAGVVVLGILGRTGLSAAFLGNTAEHVVDKLKCDLLAIKPDGFVCPITADED, from the coding sequence ATGGCAAACTATCAAAATCTCCTAGTTGCAATTGACCCAAATCAGGATGATCAACCAGCATTACGACGTGCTGTCTATATAGTGCAACGTAATGGTGGGCGGATAAAAGCTTTCTTACCTATATATGATCTATCCTATGATATGACAACATTACTTTCTCCTGAAGAACGTGATGCAATGAGAAAAGGTGTTATTAATCAAAAAGCCGCTTGGATTAAACAGCAAGCACATTATTACCTTGAAGCGGGTATTGATATTGAAATAAAAGTCATCTGGCATAATAAACCTTATGAAGCCATTATTCAGGAAGTCATTAATGGTAAGCATGACCTGCTATTAAAAATGGCTCATCAAACGGATAATTTTGAATCAATTATATTTACACCGCTTGATTGGCATTTATTACGAAAATGCCCTTCTCCAGTTTGGATGGTAAAAGATAAAGTTTGGCCGGATCATGGCTCTGTTGTTGTCGCAGTAAATCTTTCTAATGAAGAGTCTTACCATGACGACCTCAATATTAAATTAGTTGAAAAAACGAAAGATTTAGCAACGCGCATTGTTAAAGATCAGGAAATTCATTTGGTAAGTGCATATCCGATTGCACCAATGAATATTGCGATTGAGTTACCTGATTTTGACCCGAGTCTTTATAACAACGCATTACGCGGTCAACACCTTATTGCCATGAAAGAGTTGCGGCAAAAATTTGGGGTTGATGAAAAATATACACATGTTCGCGAAGGACTACCGGAAAAAATCATCCCTGAAGTCTGTGATGAGCTTCATGCTGGTGTTGTTGTTCTGGGTATACTAGGCAGGACTGGTCTTTCTGCGGCTTTTTTAGGTAACACGGCTGAACATGTGGTTGATAAATTAAAATGCGATTTGTTAGCTATCAAACCAGATGGTTTTGTGTGTCCAATTACAGCTGATGAAGATTAA